AGAGGCCAGAAGGCCGTGCCGCTGCGGAGGTCCATATCCTCCGACTCTAGCTGGCCCAGCCGTCACCCCGCACCGAAGTTCAGGAAACCCGGAAGGCGGCAGAAGACAACGCCCCGGCATTCGGACCAGGGCGCATCGGGTGAGAATTCAGAACCAGCGGCGGCGGGCCTTCGGCTTCCCACCCAGTCGGCGCTCGGCCTGCCCCAGCAGGAAGTCGAGGGCGCGGTCACGCTTGCGGAGCTTGGTGTACTTGCCGCGCTTGGCCTTCTGGTTGCGGCGGATCAGGCTGATGAGTTCGAGCGCGATGGGCGCGTAGACCAGCCACTTGCTGAATTTGCCGGAGGTGGCTTTGTTGGCGGTTTTGCTGGAGGAGGGGCGGCTTTTCATGCCTGTTATTACGACACTCCCGGCAGAAAAGTTGCTGAGGGGCAGCTCAGGGCATTTCACTTTCCCCGCTTCCAGGCTGGGGAACGCTCCGCGCGGCGTGAAGCACGGCCAGGGCGTCGACTTTGCCCCGCGCGCCCAGCAGGTGCCCGTGTGCGGCCAGCAGGTGCGCGGCGTAACGGGGGATTTCGCCCTCCTGGGCATGACGGGCAGCGGTGCGGAGATGCGCGGCGGCACCCTGCCAACTCTATTCGGCCAGTTCCTGCGCGGCCTGGAGGGCTTCGGCGGCGGCCTGCGGGCGAAGGTCCGGCATGCCCCCAGTGTGACCGATTCGTGAACGCCCGCGAAGGACAGCCGGAGAGTCAAACCGTCGAACTGTCTGACCCTCTGACCGCTCAAAGCCTCGTCTTGCTCCGGCTTCTCCAGCGGTTCGACTGTTCGGCCGTCAGACAGTTTGACCCTTCCTGCCGCCTTCTGTGGGAAGCCGGGCGTAGACTGAGGCATGACACAAACGGTGGACCCGGTGGCAACCCTCCGTGACCAGCTCGTCGCGTGGCGGCGGCACCTGCACATGAACCCGGAGGTGGGCTTCGAGGAACACGAGACGGCGGCCTACATCGAGGGCGAGCTGCGGAAGATGCCTGCTCTCACCGTGACCCGCCCCACGGCCACCAGCGTTCTCGCCGTGCTGAAGGGCGGCCAGCCTGGACGCACGGTCCTGCTGCGGGCCGACATCGACGCGCTGCCCATCGAGGAGGAGAACACCTTCGCGTTCAAATCCCGGAAGCCGGGCGTGATGCACGCCTGCGGGCACGACGGGCACACGGCCATCCTGCTGGGCGTGGCAAAACTCCTCTCCGAACATCCGGAGGACGTGCCGGGCGAGGTCCGGATGATCTTCCAGCACGCCGAGGAGGTCGGGCCGGGCGGCGCCGAGGAACTGGTGATGGAGACGGACCTGATGCGGGGCGTGGACGTGGTGACGGGGCTGCACCTCAACAGCCAGCTCCCGGCCGGGCTGGTCAGCGTGAAGCCGGGCGCCTTCATGGCCGCGCCCGACAGCCTGTACCTCACCATCCAGGGCAAGGGCGGGCACGGCGCGCACCCCGAGCAGACGGTGGACCCCATCGCGGTGGGCGCGCAGGTCGTCACCAACCTTCAGCACGTGGTCAGCCGCAACGTGGCGGCGCTGGACGCGCTGGTGGTCAGCATCACCTACTTCCAGAGCGGCACCACGCACAACGTCATCCCGGATACGGCGGTCCTCCAGGGCACGGTGCGGACCTTCGACCCGGAGTTGCGCCAGCGCGCGCCGGAGCTGATCGAGCGCGTGATCAAGGGCATCACCGAGGCGCACGGCGCGACCTACGAGCTGAAGTACGAGTTCGGTTACCGGCCCGTGATCAACACCGACTGGGTGGCCGAGCAACTGAAGGAGATCGCGCTGGAGACGGTGGGGGAAGAGCATTACCAAGACGCGCAGCCCACGATGGGCGGCGAGGATTTCAGCGCGTACCTGGAAAAGGCCCCCGGCGCGTACTTCAACGTCGGCTCGGGCAGCGACCCTGCGGACAGCCGCTGGCCGCATCACCACCCCCGTTTCACCATCGACGAGGCCAGCCTGGAAACGGGCGTGCGGATGCTCCACGCCGCCGCGCTGCGCCTGACGCTGCCGGAGCCGGGCCCGCAGGAGTAGGGCGGATGCTCCCCGAAACCCTCGCCCGGCAGATCATCAGCGATCACGGCCAGCACCCACGCGGCCAGGGGGAGATCGCGGGCGCGCCGCACGCCGCGCTGGACAATCCCGGCTGCGGCGATCATGTGACGGTCTGGGCAAGGGTGGAAGGCGGACGACTGGCCGAGCTCCGCTTTACCGGACGCGGCTGCGCGATCAGCCAGGCCAGCGCCAGCCTGATGACGCTGGCCCTGACCGGCAAACCGCTGGACGAAGTTCGCGCCCTCGCCACCCGTTACCGCGCGATGGTGATGGGGGAGGCGCCGCCCGATCCCGTTCTGGGTGACCTCGTGGCGCTCTCGGGCGTGAGCCGACTGCATGCGCGGCGCAAGTGCGCGTTGCTGGCCTGGAACGCGCTGGAGGCGGCGCTGGCGGACGCGGGGGGCTGACCTGCAACCGGGCGGGAGGGGGCGGCGCCACTTGCCCCCTCCCTGCTCTGGGCTGCTCAGCGGTTCCGCAGCGTGTTCTGCACGGCGCTCATGAACTCGGCGCGGGTGCGGGCATCCTCCTTGAAGACGCCGCGCATGGCACTCGTGGTGGTGCTGGAGTTCTGCTTCTGCACGCCGCGCATCGCCATGCACAGGTGGACGCCTTCCATCAGGACCGCCACGCCTTTGGGCGCCAGCAGTTCCTCCACCGCGTCCGCGATCTGCGTCGTGATGCGCTCCTGCACCTGCAAGCGGCGCGAGTACAGGTCCACGATGCGGGCGAACTTGCTGAGCCCCAGAATCTTGCCGTCGGGGATATAGGCGATATGCGCCCGGCCATAAAAGGGCAGCATGTGGTGCTCGCACATCGAATAGAACTCGATGTCCTTCACGATCACCATCTCGCTGCCTTCGGCCTCGAAGACGGCGTCGCCCGCCGCGTCGGCCAGCGTCTTCTGATAGCCCGCCGTCAGAAAGCTCCAGGCTTTGGCGACGCGGTGCGGCGTCCGTTGCAGACCCTCGCGCTCGGGGTCCTCACCGATGGCACTCAGCCAGTCGTACGTCAGGCCTCGCAGACCCGGCACTTCCTGCCGCTCCTCGGCGGCGCTGATGGTGGGGGGGGTGGTCAAGGTGACAGCTCCTTCCCGCGCCCTCGGGCACGAGTGAATCAGGCCGAGTCTAGAGGGCGGGGGGGCGGGGGACTGTGGGGAAGATGGGTCAAACCGTCCAACCGACTGACGGTCTAACGGTTTGACCTTTAGACGGTTAGACCGTCAGCCCCATCTCAGTCCCAGCGCACCTCGCCGTACGTCTGCTCACGCGCCGGGCCACACGAGAAGATCACCACCGGGCAGTTCACCGTCTCCTCGATCAGGTCGAGGTAGGCCTGGGCTTCCTTCGGCAGCGTCTCGCGGCTTTCGGCGCCCTCGGTGGTGGCCCAGCCGGGCAGCTCGCGGTAGATCGGCTGGCCCGCCGCGTCGTAGTCCACGGCGACTTTCACGGTGTCCAGGCCCGCCAGGATGTCCATCTTGTTGATCACCAGACCGTCCAGGCCGTTCACGTCCACCGCGTAGCGCAGCAGCGCGAGGTCCAGCCAGCCCACCCGGCGGGCACGGCCGGTGGTGGTGCCGAACTCGTCCCAGGGCTTGGAGCCGTCGCCGCGCAGGCGGGTTTCCATCTCCCCGAAGACCTCGGTGGGAAAGGGGCCGTGACCGACGCGGGTGTTAAAGGCCTTGGCGACGCCGTACACCTTGTTGATCGCCTTGTGGTTCACGCCCGTGCCGACCAGGATGCCGCCCACCGTCGGGTGGCTGCTGGTCACGAAGGGATAGGTGCCGTAGTTCAGGTCGAGCAGGGTGGCCTGCGCGCCCTCGAACAGCACGTTCTGGCCGCCTTTGATCGCCTGCCGGAGCTGCGCGCCGGTGTCCTGCACGAAGGGCAACAGCGCGTCGCGGATGGGCAGCAGGTAGCCCAGCGCGTCCGTCACGGTCGTCCAGCCCGCGTCGCGGGTGGAGTTGGGCTTGGCTTCCAGCAGCCGCTCCACGCGCTCGCGCAGGAGGCCCTCGTCGGCCAGATCACCGAAGCGAATGCCGACGCGCCGCGCCCGGTCGGCGTAGGCGGGGCCGATCCCGCGCCCGGTGGTCCCTACGAAGTCCTTGCGCCCGTCCACGAACTTGTGGTGGGGCAGGACCAGGTGCGCGCGGTCGCTGATCCGCAGTTCGGGGTTCAGGCCACCGTCCAGCAGATTCTGCCGTTCCGCGAGGAACTTCTCGGGATCGATCACCATGCCGTCGCCCAGGATGCTGACGGTGCCGGGATGCAGCACGCCGCTGGGAAGCAGGTTCAGCTTGAAGGTCTGCCCCTTCGCCGTGACGGTGTGCCCGGCGTTCGCGCCGCCCTGATAGCGCACCACGTAGTCCGCCTGCGGGGCCAGGAAATCGGTGATCTTCCCCTTGCCCTCGTCCCCCCACTGCGCGCCGATGATTGCAATTCCAGGCATGAGAAGCCTCCCGCCGCACGCTCAGACTGGCTTTTCTTGCCCCAGGGCAAAAAAAAGCACGGCGCGCAGCACCGTACCTGAGTGTACCCCGGCCAGGGTGGGCGGGGCGGGGTGATGTCCAGAAAGCGGCCAGCGATCAGCCGTCGGCGGCCAGCAAAGGAAGCTCCAGCCATCGCTGAAGCCTCCTGCTTTTTTGCTGATTGCTGACCGCTGAAAGCTCTCAAACCACCAGGATGATCGGCTCTTCCAGCGTCCCCGCCACGTTCGCCAGGAAGCGGGCGGCCTGGGCCGGGTCCACGTCGCCATTGAGGGTCAGCGCGGCGCGGCCCTCCTGCACGCGGCCCACGCTGAGGGTGACGGTGTGGGGGAGGTGGAGGTCGTCGAGGTCGAGGGCGCCCGCGTCGATCACCAGCAGATCGGGCGTGCCTTCTTGGTCAGTGCCGAGCGTGGCGAGGGCGTCACGCAGACCGCCGGGCTGGACGGTGCGGGCGCGGCTCGCGTCGAGGTCCTGCACGGCGACCGTGCCCAGGCCCAGGCTGTCCGCATGGCGCTGGGCGGCGCGGGCCACCAGCAGCGCGAGGGGCACGTCCTGACCGAGCGCGCTCACGAGCTGGCGGCGCAGTTCGGCGACGGGGACGATGTTGGCGTCGCGGCGCAGGTAGGTGCCGAACCAGACGGCCCCGCGGGGGTGATCGGCGGCAGGCAGGGGAACGGGGACCGGGGCGACCGCTTCCGGTTCAGTGGGCGCGGCCTCGGTGGGTGCCGCTGCGGGTTCGGGCGCGGGTTCTTCCGCTTCTGCGACCTGGGGTGTGGGCTGCACCTCTTCCTCGGCTGGGATGGGCGCGGGTTCGGTGACAGCGGCGGGGGCGGGCACCTCCTCCACCTCGGGCACGGGATGGACTTCGGGGGCCGGGACTTCGGACACGGGAGCTGCCACCTCCGGCGCCGGGGTCTGCGCGGCAGCGGGCATTTCGGGGGCGGCGGGCGTGGGCTGGACCGGGGCGGGCGGCGGCGTGGTGGGCTGCTGGTAGAGGCGTGAGAGCAGGTTGCCCAGGCCCGCCATCACGCCGCCACCGGCCGGAGCGGCGGGGGGAGGCGGCGCCGCTTCCCCCCGGGCCGCCACCGGTTCCGGCTGGGCGACAGCCGCGAGGCCGGGAGCCTGCTCCGCCGGGGCGCTCTGCTCCTCCCGGCCCAGTGCCGGGGCGGCGGGCACGACTTCCGGCGCGGAGGCCGCCACCGCAGGAGGAGCCGCCTCTTCGGGCCCAGGGACGGGCGCCGCAAAAGCAGGCACATCCGCCTGGTCGTCTTCCAGCTCGAACTCCAGCGCGTCGTCATCGAGGCTGGCGGGGGCGGGCGGGGCGGGCTGCGGCTGGCCGACCAGCGCCGCGAGGTCGGAGTCCACGCCCGCGCTGCTGAGCATGTCCATGCTGGGCATCCCCGGGGCGAGCAATCCGGCCCCGGCGGGCAGGTCGGTGCCGGTCCATTCGGGCGGCGGGGCGTCCACCGGGGTGGAAGGGGGCTCTTCCTCGCCGCTCATCACGCGGGTCAGGTAATTCAGGATGTCCTGCTCGACGATCATGCCGCCTTCGCCGCTGCCGGGCAGGTTCCGCCAGTCGATGCCGTTCGCTTCCGCCAGAATCTTGGCGAGCGGAGCAATCCGTTCCATTCTATTTCCCCCTTTGCGCGCCCCTGGTCGGGGTCATCT
The window above is part of the Deinococcus metallilatus genome. Proteins encoded here:
- a CDS encoding M20 family metallopeptidase encodes the protein MTQTVDPVATLRDQLVAWRRHLHMNPEVGFEEHETAAYIEGELRKMPALTVTRPTATSVLAVLKGGQPGRTVLLRADIDALPIEEENTFAFKSRKPGVMHACGHDGHTAILLGVAKLLSEHPEDVPGEVRMIFQHAEEVGPGGAEELVMETDLMRGVDVVTGLHLNSQLPAGLVSVKPGAFMAAPDSLYLTIQGKGGHGAHPEQTVDPIAVGAQVVTNLQHVVSRNVAALDALVVSITYFQSGTTHNVIPDTAVLQGTVRTFDPELRQRAPELIERVIKGITEAHGATYELKYEFGYRPVINTDWVAEQLKEIALETVGEEHYQDAQPTMGGEDFSAYLEKAPGAYFNVGSGSDPADSRWPHHHPRFTIDEASLETGVRMLHAAALRLTLPEPGPQE
- the sufU gene encoding Fe-S cluster assembly sulfur transfer protein SufU, with translation MLPETLARQIISDHGQHPRGQGEIAGAPHAALDNPGCGDHVTVWARVEGGRLAELRFTGRGCAISQASASLMTLALTGKPLDEVRALATRYRAMVMGEAPPDPVLGDLVALSGVSRLHARRKCALLAWNALEAALADAGG
- the folE gene encoding GTP cyclohydrolase I FolE — its product is MTTPPTISAAEERQEVPGLRGLTYDWLSAIGEDPEREGLQRTPHRVAKAWSFLTAGYQKTLADAAGDAVFEAEGSEMVIVKDIEFYSMCEHHMLPFYGRAHIAYIPDGKILGLSKFARIVDLYSRRLQVQERITTQIADAVEELLAPKGVAVLMEGVHLCMAMRGVQKQNSSTTTSAMRGVFKEDARTRAEFMSAVQNTLRNR
- a CDS encoding adenylosuccinate synthase, with the protein product MPGIAIIGAQWGDEGKGKITDFLAPQADYVVRYQGGANAGHTVTAKGQTFKLNLLPSGVLHPGTVSILGDGMVIDPEKFLAERQNLLDGGLNPELRISDRAHLVLPHHKFVDGRKDFVGTTGRGIGPAYADRARRVGIRFGDLADEGLLRERVERLLEAKPNSTRDAGWTTVTDALGYLLPIRDALLPFVQDTGAQLRQAIKGGQNVLFEGAQATLLDLNYGTYPFVTSSHPTVGGILVGTGVNHKAINKVYGVAKAFNTRVGHGPFPTEVFGEMETRLRGDGSKPWDEFGTTTGRARRVGWLDLALLRYAVDVNGLDGLVINKMDILAGLDTVKVAVDYDAAGQPIYRELPGWATTEGAESRETLPKEAQAYLDLIEETVNCPVVIFSCGPAREQTYGEVRWD
- a CDS encoding E3 binding domain-containing protein — translated: MERIAPLAKILAEANGIDWRNLPGSGEGGMIVEQDILNYLTRVMSGEEEPPSTPVDAPPPEWTGTDLPAGAGLLAPGMPSMDMLSSAGVDSDLAALVGQPQPAPPAPASLDDDALEFELEDDQADVPAFAAPVPGPEEAAPPAVAASAPEVVPAAPALGREEQSAPAEQAPGLAAVAQPEPVAARGEAAPPPPAAPAGGGVMAGLGNLLSRLYQQPTTPPPAPVQPTPAAPEMPAAAQTPAPEVAAPVSEVPAPEVHPVPEVEEVPAPAAVTEPAPIPAEEEVQPTPQVAEAEEPAPEPAAAPTEAAPTEPEAVAPVPVPLPAADHPRGAVWFGTYLRRDANIVPVAELRRQLVSALGQDVPLALLVARAAQRHADSLGLGTVAVQDLDASRARTVQPGGLRDALATLGTDQEGTPDLLVIDAGALDLDDLHLPHTVTLSVGRVQEGRAALTLNGDVDPAQAARFLANVAGTLEEPIILVV